A stretch of Campylobacter volucris DNA encodes these proteins:
- the dnaN gene encoding DNA polymerase III subunit beta: protein MKISINKNTLESAIVLTNSYVDKKDSSNIASHLLFEVIEDKLIIRASDYEIGINYKIKKIKVENAGFATANAKSILDIIKSLNNEDVVLETIENFLFIRQKGTKYKLPMFNYEDFPNFPSIEGKDKFDIDSSDLSRSLKKILPAVDTNNPKYSLNGALLDIKTTHINFVGTDTKRLAIFTLNKTNERELNLCIPKKAILEMQKIFFEKIEIYYDENILIAKNDNFEFFTKLINDKFPDYERVIPKNITKEFIFKTEDFSDALKKINVITEKMKLNFHKNKLVFEGISLDNMEAKTELDIELDIEEEFNLCIKNKFITDFLNSIESETFKLSINEPHMAFLVSSEELQTVIMPVIL, encoded by the coding sequence ATGAAAATAAGCATTAACAAAAACACCCTTGAATCAGCCATAGTTTTAACAAATTCTTATGTTGATAAAAAAGATTCTAGTAATATAGCTTCACACCTTCTTTTTGAAGTAATAGAAGATAAATTAATCATAAGAGCAAGTGATTATGAAATAGGAATAAACTATAAAATCAAAAAAATAAAAGTTGAAAATGCGGGTTTTGCAACAGCTAATGCAAAAAGTATATTAGATATTATCAAAAGTTTAAATAATGAAGATGTAGTTTTAGAAACTATAGAAAACTTCCTTTTTATTAGACAAAAAGGAACAAAATATAAACTTCCTATGTTTAATTATGAAGATTTTCCAAATTTTCCAAGTATAGAAGGTAAAGATAAATTTGATATTGACTCAAGTGATTTAAGTAGATCTTTGAAAAAAATCTTACCAGCAGTAGATACAAATAATCCAAAATACTCTTTAAATGGTGCCTTACTTGATATAAAAACAACCCATATAAATTTTGTAGGAACAGACACAAAACGCTTAGCAATTTTTACTTTAAATAAAACAAATGAAAGAGAATTAAATCTTTGTATCCCTAAAAAAGCTATACTTGAAATGCAAAAAATCTTCTTTGAAAAAATTGAAATTTACTATGATGAAAATATATTGATTGCTAAAAATGATAATTTTGAATTCTTCACAAAACTTATCAATGATAAATTTCCTGATTATGAAAGAGTCATACCAAAAAATATCACAAAAGAATTTATCTTTAAAACTGAAGATTTTTCAGATGCACTAAAAAAAATCAATGTCATTACTGAAAAAATGAAATTAAATTTTCATAAAAATAAATTGGTATTTGAAGGTATTAGTTTAGATAATATGGAAGCAAAAACTGAACTTGACATAGAACTTGACATAGAAGAAGAATTTAATCTTTGTATAAAAAATAAATTCATCACAGACTTTTTAAATTCTATAGAAAGTGAAACTTTCAAACTAAGTATAAATGAACCTCACATGGCTTTTTTAGTTTCAAGTGAAGAATTACAAACTGTGATAATGCCAGTAATTTTATAA